A window of the Hordeum vulgare subsp. vulgare chromosome 5H, MorexV3_pseudomolecules_assembly, whole genome shotgun sequence genome harbors these coding sequences:
- the LOC123397732 gene encoding uncharacterized protein LOC123397732 yields the protein MKRSMLQLGIVTLVVSSATAAFLPTTEAFNVRAPQLKTQTFLSPPFFLRPGGVVNKWYYDVDFPRGHVALKSFNGEVVDDAGAPVPLHETYLHHWLVAPYYVYGQSMIPITNSGPCKDSLGQHFGLGSETRQTATWVPDPYAIEIGKPAPAGYDERWFINVHAIDTRGAPDKLACAECRCDFYNVTVDEAGSRIGNGYVGGLHCCYDSTRCRVDGAFANNGEPPRKLFLRYTVSWLDWSDAVHVPVRIYILDVTDTALFDGNPNPYCKVEYRVDECSSEDRAKNNCVDMKTTEEMVSHGGDLVYAVAHLHRGGLGSSLHGQDGRLLCKSMPIYGTGQEAGNEEGYIVGMSTCYPEPGTVKVSHGEVLTMVSNYSSERQHTGVMGHFYILVADQQEQALNKPALCFSFPYSWCVPAWMWSNQM from the exons ATGAAGAGGAGCATGCTCCAGCTGGGCATCGTCACACTAGTCGTCTCATCAGCAACTGCTGCTTTCCTTCCCACGACGGAAGCATTCAACGTGCGAGCCCCCCAGCTGAAGACGCAGACGTTCCTGTCCCCGCCCTTCTTCCTCCGCCCCGGCGGCGTCGTCAACAAGTGGTACTACGACGTCGACTTCCCCCGCGGTCACGTGGCGCTCAAGAGCTTCAACGGCGAGGTCGTCGACGACGCCGGCGCCCCGGTCCCTCTCCACGAGACCTACCTCCACCACTGGCTCGTCGCACCATACTACGtctacggccaaagcatgatcccgATCACCAACTCCGGCCCCTGCAAGGACTCGCTGGGACAGCACTTCGGGCTGGGCTCCGAGACCCGGCAAACGGCCACGTGGGTGCCCGACCCATACGCCATCGAGATCGGCAAGCCGGCCCCGGCCGGGTACGACGAGCGGTGGTTCATCAACGTGCACGCCATCGACACGCGCGGCGCCCCCGACAAGCTCGCCTGCGCCGAGTGCAGGTGCGATTTCTACAACGTCACCGTCGACGAGGCCGGCAGCCGCATCGGGAACGGCTACGTCGGCGGGCTACACTGCTGCTATGACAGCACACGGTGCAGGGTGGACGGCGCGTTCGCCAACAATGGCGAGCCGCCGCGGAAGTTGTTCCTCCGCTACACCGTGTCGTGGCTTGACTGGAGCGATGCCGTCCATGTGCCGGTGAGGATCTACATTCTTGATGTCACCGACACGGCCCTCTTCGATGGAAACCCCAACCCTTATTGCAAG GTGGAGTATCGTGTGGACGAATGCAGCTCCGAAGACCGAGCCAAAAACAACTGCGTCGACATGAAGACGACCGAAGAAATGGTGTCCCATGGAGGCGACCTCGTCTACGCCGTCGCTCACCTGCATAGAGGTGGCCTGGGTTCCTCGCTGCATGGACAG GACGGCCGCCTGCTCTGCAAATCCATGCCAATCTACGGCACGGGGCAGGAGGCCGGGAACGAGGAGGGATACATCGTCGGCATGTCAACATGCTATCCAGAGCCAGGTACGGTGAAGGTAAGCCATGGTGAGGTGCTGACCATGGTCTCCAACTACAGCAGCGAGCGGCAGCATACGGGGGTCATGGGCCACTTCTACATCCTTGTGGCGGATCAGCAGGAGCAGGCTCTCAACAAACCGGCCCTTTGCTTCAGCTTCCCATACTCAT